One Scylla paramamosain isolate STU-SP2022 chromosome 5, ASM3559412v1, whole genome shotgun sequence genomic region harbors:
- the LOC135100367 gene encoding uncharacterized protein LOC135100367, with product MSTTQRRRARRRALAEALKASAESEAAAKPEETRVSSENKATAAAATEIKLSASQKRRTRRRALAEALKASAEGEAAAKPEETRAAAENEASAARMKSVARPPCAEKTSRADCTKRSRTPDRTPIWASPSARASENDGGPLVTEATAAPATRSGTSATRQRRARRKALASWTKSEARLVASTH from the coding sequence ATGAGTACCACTCAGAGGCGCAGAGCCCGCCGCAGGGCCTTAGCTGAAGCTCTTAAAGCTTCTGCAGAAAGCGAGGCTGCCGCTAAGCCAGAAGAAACTCGCGTGTCATCAGAAAATAAGGCTactgcagctgcagccactgaGATTAAGTTGAGCGCCTCCCAGAAGCGAAGGACCCGCCGCAGGGCCTTAGCTGAAGCTCTTAAAGCTTCAGCAGAAGGCGAGGCTGCCGCGAAGCCCGAAGAAACTCGCGCAGCAGCAGAAAATGAGGCATCAGCCGCGAGGATGAAGAGTGTTGCTCGGCCGCCGTGTGCAGAGAAAACCTCCCGTGCTGATTGCACCAAGAGGAGTCGCACACCCGACAGGACGCCCATTTGGGCCTCGCCCTCAGCGCGGGCGTCTGAGAACGACGGGGGTCCCTTGGTGACTGAAGCTACTGCTGCCCCGGCGACCCGTAGCGGGACGAGCGCTACGAGGCAGCGAAGGGCCCGCCGCAAGGCATTAGCCTCCTGGACTAAGAGCGAGGCACGGCTTGTCGCGAGTACCCACTAA